DNA sequence from the Entomomonas asaccharolytica genome:
CCACCTTTACCAAATTCTTTAGCAATCATTTCTGCTTCATTTTCAAAGGTAATTAATACATCACCCTGCTGATTTTGCATAAAGGTTGAGGTAGCCGCACGCCCACCTGTATCTAAAACTAACACATGCTTAAATAAGTCTTTCACAAAATCCTTTGCTTTTGCTTCATCGCCACCTTGTTTAAGAATATAACTCCAAGCAGAAAGATAAGTATAACGACCATTACCTGATGTTTTAGGATTTGGAACAATTACCTCTACGCCATCCTTAACTAAATCTGGCCAATCTTTAATATTTTTAGGATTACCCTTACGAACAATAAATACCGTTGCAGAGGTAAAAGGTGCACTATTATTAGGTAATAGCGTTTGCCAATTAGCAGGTACTAAATTGCCATAGGTAACAAGTGCATTAATATCGGTTGCCATATTCATGGTCACCACATCAGCTTTTAAACCATCAATGACAGCACGTGCTTGTTTACTGGAACCACCATGAGACATTTGGATTTTTACACGATCATCCTTATGCTGTTCATTCCAATATTTCTCAAAAGCAGGGTTATAATCTTTATAAAAATCACGCATTACATCGTAGGAGACATTTAACAGCAGCTTATCCGCCATGACATGTCCACTAAACAACGTACTTAATAACACCAGTGAAGCCAGTAAAATTCGTTTCATAAACTACCTTATTAATATGTTTAACTTACAAATAAATCTATATATTAAAAAATTTGTTAACCTCAGCTTAACACTTTTTCTATACTCCACAAAATTAACAGTTAGTGCAATTTGTTATTACTAAATAACTTGCTGAAATATAGAAAGTACATAGGATTTCAACTATCCTTAATAGAACAAAACTTTGGATGTATCAAGTGAAACGCTATCTTGGTTATTTATTGATAATTAATTTGCTTATAACCTGCTGCCTTTTCTTTTATAGAAATGCTTTACCCTCGCCTAGCGCACTTAATCCACTATTAAAAAAAGAACCTTTACAAACTATCACTTCTAAACAACCCTTTTATGTAAATACTAAAGAGTTTCGTTTTTATATAGCTCCACTTTATGAATATACCTTACATGGTCTTGTAGTAAGTAAATACAATGCTAGAAAAAAGTTTATGGCACGCATAGACAAAGACTTAAATGTATCTGATCTCTGTGTTATTTGGGGAGATAATGCATTCCGAGGCGATTATCAGAAAATATCTTTTTGGAGCGGTGAGTTTACATGCTTTGCTAGGTACGTTGAGGATAAAACTTCTTATACTGAAACCCTAGATGAAGCAAAAAAACTGGCTAGACAATTTTTCTTCTTTAATAACGAACAGTTTTCTAATAATCATTTACTGACTGATAACCCTCAATTAGCTAAGCAATTAAGAAATGTACATATTGGAGATCAAATTTCCTTTTCTGGATACCTCGCTAACTATGGCACATCTCCTAACCAAATCTATCGTTATACAAGCACTGTTCGCACAGACACTGGCAATAGAGCCAGTGAATCAGTCTATGTTACTTCTTTTGTGATATTACGAAAAAATCATTATCGACAAATGTTTAACTTATCTTTAATGAGTCTTTTCTGTATATCGATAATTTGGCTCGCTTATCAATTAACTCCTTTTACGACTAAAAATAACCCTGAACAAGATGATTAGTAGTTATTTCTATACAAAGTGTATATCTTCAAATTAACAAGCAAAAATAAAAGTAATTAAATTTCAATATCTTAAATAAAAATTGTATAAATTTATTGCATATCTAAATAAGAATCATTATATTTAGCATTTACAGATTAAGTGACTAATCAACTGATTTAACCTTAATAAATATGTTTCATATTGCTATAACAGTTTAGAAATAACTAACATTAGAGCCCTTTCACACTATGAAAAAACATACAAAAACATCACTGAGCCTTGCTATGGCTTCAGCTAGTTTACCTTTGGTAACTTACGCAGATACTGCAGATAAAGCAATAGAACTTGATACTCTGACTATTGAAGGTCAACAAGAAACGCCTTATCAAACCAAAAAATTATCTTCTCCAAAATATACTCAACCATTACGAGATACCCCACAAAGTATTACGGTTGTACCTAAAGCAGTAATTGAACAACGTAATGCGATGTCTTTAGAAGATGCATTATCAAACGTACCAGGCGTTACTTTTAACTCAGGTGAAGGTAATGGTGGTGTAGGTGATAGCATCAATATTCGTGGTTTCAATAGCGGTACTTATGGTGGCTCCAACGTTTACATTGATGGTATTCGTGACTCTGCCTTCTACACTCGCTCAGATATGTTTAATATTGAACAAGTAGAAGTAATCAAAGGCTCTAGTTCTGCTGCTTGGGGGGCAGGTGTAATAGGTGGTGCTATTAACTTAGCTAATAAAACGCCAAAACTAGATGACTTTGCAACTATTGGTGGTGGTGTAGGCACAGCAGACTACAAACGTTTAACCTTTGATGGCAATAAAGTTATTGATGCCGATTCAGGTACAGCTGCTCGTCTAAATATGGTTTGGCATAATTCTGGAGTTGATGGTCGTGATTGGTTTGAAAGAGAACGCTGGGGTATTGCACCCTCTATATCTTTTGGATTAAACACCAATACTCGTAATACCTTCTCCTATGAACATTTAACTGATAAAGGTAATTATGATTATGGTATTCCCACAACTCGATCTGGCAAAAGAGCTAGTAAAGTAGATGGTGTTAAATGGGATGGCTACTTTGGTTATCGTAATTTAGACAGAGAAGATATGCGCACAGATCGCGTCACATGGAAATTTGAACATGATTTCAATGATTCGGTAAGCTTCAATAACCAAGCTGTATGGTCACAATTGCAACGTACTTATACTGTTACAACACCCAGTGGTGCCAATGCCTCACTAAGACGTCTGCAAGGTGTTACACGTTATACTGATACTCAAACACTTAGTAACCAATCCAATATTATTTGGAAATTTGATACAGCAGGTATAAAGCATACGTTTGTAGCAGGTATGGAGCTTACTAAAGAATATCTAGATTATAAGTCAGGGGGTCTACGTTACGGTTCTTCGATGGTGACTAATACCCCTATTGATCCTGCTAATCCGCCATCAAAGTATGCAGGTAATAAAGAAATTGCCTATACCAGTAAACTTGAAGCAGACGCCACTACCAAAGCCTTCTATGTAATGGATACACTTAAATTGGGTGATCACTGGCAATTAGATTTATCTGCTCGTCAAGATCACTACAAAGCTAGAATTACTGACACGAAGAGCCGTACTAATACTGGTGGCGTATTATCTACTTGGACAGATGGTGAAAATGACAGCTCTAATGAGAAATTATTTAGCTATCGTACTGCTTTAATCTTTAAGCCTGTTGAATACGGTAGTATCTATGCAA
Encoded proteins:
- a CDS encoding sulfate ABC transporter substrate-binding protein yields the protein MKRILLASLVLLSTLFSGHVMADKLLLNVSYDVMRDFYKDYNPAFEKYWNEQHKDDRVKIQMSHGGSSKQARAVIDGLKADVVTMNMATDINALVTYGNLVPANWQTLLPNNSAPFTSATVFIVRKGNPKNIKDWPDLVKDGVEVIVPNPKTSGNGRYTYLSAWSYILKQGGDEAKAKDFVKDLFKHVLVLDTGGRAATSTFMQNQQGDVLITFENEAEMIAKEFGKGGFEVVYPSVSAEAELPVAVVEKVVEKKKTKAQAEAYLNYLWSDEGQRIAAKNYLRPRNEAILAEFSDRFPKVEFLSIEKNFGNWDEIQKKHFADGAIFDQIYSQ
- a CDS encoding TonB-dependent receptor, whose product is MKKHTKTSLSLAMASASLPLVTYADTADKAIELDTLTIEGQQETPYQTKKLSSPKYTQPLRDTPQSITVVPKAVIEQRNAMSLEDALSNVPGVTFNSGEGNGGVGDSINIRGFNSGTYGGSNVYIDGIRDSAFYTRSDMFNIEQVEVIKGSSSAAWGAGVIGGAINLANKTPKLDDFATIGGGVGTADYKRLTFDGNKVIDADSGTAARLNMVWHNSGVDGRDWFERERWGIAPSISFGLNTNTRNTFSYEHLTDKGNYDYGIPTTRSGKRASKVDGVKWDGYFGYRNLDREDMRTDRVTWKFEHDFNDSVSFNNQAVWSQLQRTYTVTTPSGANASLRRLQGVTRYTDTQTLSNQSNIIWKFDTAGIKHTFVAGMELTKEYLDYKSGGLRYGSSMVTNTPIDPANPPSKYAGNKEIAYTSKLEADATTKAFYVMDTLKLGDHWQLDLSARQDHYKARITDTKSRTNTGGVLSTWTDGENDSSNEKLFSYRTALIFKPVEYGSIYASFSTAQQPQSIRIVTSGSLGDDLSPTKGKTYEIGTKWDLFNERLSLTAAVFRTKLDASDFDDTVVPTQTYSYKQKTDGIELGVAGNITDRWSVFAGYAYMDSEVEGQEGWDDGITLPNTPRNSASLWTTYEFPYDISFSYGVRYVGERSIPGGRGTTMTNASKTVVPSYTVHDAAIQWQANKNLNLRLNINNIFNKHYWRQYNGRGFGLPGPGQGAQLTAEYRF